Proteins from a single region of Sandaracinaceae bacterium:
- a CDS encoding aminotransferase class IV: protein MPTVVSINGEIFAESDAKVSVFDRGFLYGDSVFEVYRTYDGVPFAELEHLERLARSAQRLLIALPVSIDQLRDEVARAHVASGNSDSYVRVVITRGSGPLTYDLTTAKEPTRVIIAAPVPTVPAAHYTHGVSVRVAQVSRPTDDPQAAGVKASNYLANLLAVHAAKQQGAHEAIITGRGGEVLEGASSNVFVVTGGRLRTPRPEAGILDGITRRTVLEAARRVGLPVDEEALFPADLYAADEVFITSSIREVVPVVQVDDRRIADGRPGPVVAQLHAAYREVVRAQTRREETGA, encoded by the coding sequence GTGCCCACCGTCGTCTCCATCAACGGGGAGATCTTCGCGGAGTCCGACGCGAAGGTCTCCGTGTTCGACCGCGGCTTCCTCTATGGAGACAGCGTGTTCGAGGTGTATCGAACCTACGACGGCGTACCGTTCGCCGAGCTCGAGCACCTCGAGCGCCTCGCGCGGTCGGCCCAGCGCTTGCTCATCGCGTTGCCCGTGTCCATCGACCAGCTGCGAGACGAGGTGGCGCGTGCGCACGTCGCGTCCGGCAATTCGGACAGCTACGTCCGCGTCGTCATCACGCGCGGGAGCGGGCCGCTCACCTACGACCTCACCACGGCCAAAGAGCCCACGCGCGTCATCATCGCAGCGCCGGTGCCCACCGTGCCGGCTGCGCACTACACCCACGGCGTCTCCGTGCGCGTGGCACAGGTCTCGCGACCTACGGACGACCCCCAAGCCGCCGGCGTCAAGGCCTCCAACTACCTCGCCAATCTGCTGGCCGTGCACGCCGCCAAGCAGCAAGGCGCGCACGAAGCCATCATCACGGGCCGCGGCGGAGAGGTCCTCGAGGGCGCCAGCTCCAACGTGTTCGTGGTCACGGGCGGGCGGCTGCGCACGCCGCGCCCCGAGGCGGGCATCCTGGACGGCATCACGCGCCGGACCGTGCTCGAAGCGGCGCGCCGGGTGGGGCTGCCCGTGGACGAGGAGGCGCTGTTCCCGGCCGACCTCTATGCCGCCGACGAGGTCTTCATCACCAGCAGCATTCGCGAGGTGGTCCCCGTGGTGCAGGTGGACGACCGTCGGATCGCCGACGGCCGGCCAGGTCCCGTCGTCGCCCAGCTGCACGCCGCCTACCGGGAGGTCGTGCGCGCCCAAACGCGGCGCGAGGAGACTGGCGCTTGA